From the Hypanus sabinus isolate sHypSab1 chromosome X2 unlocalized genomic scaffold, sHypSab1.hap1 SUPER_X2_unloc_28, whole genome shotgun sequence genome, one window contains:
- the LOC132385848 gene encoding probable G-protein coupled receptor 139 isoform X2 produces MFKTFDILVRVPQTQTNPRVHTLEENDNMNLLAIVILSRGKCGLSTCTTRYLVAMAAADLLTIFTAVILGRIKSYYFRWSFLSITPVYSVIDVLSFTATHCSVWFTVAFTFDRFVAICCQKLKTKYCTGKTAAVVLTTIGALFYLENVPRYFTRQPGVFIDNVPWFCDLRDNVFTDPGWIGYDWVDTILVPFLPFAGILLLNALTVRHILVASRVRKGLKGQSKGENCSDPEMENRRRSVILLFTISGSFILLWMTTVVNFIYYQVSGEGFSFNDSEWIFIYVGVLLSDFSCCTNTFIYAVTQSKFREQIIRTVKYSVPSVLHFINKAAS; encoded by the exons ATGTTCAAGACTTTTGACATCTTGGTTAGAGTCCCCCAAACACAAACTAATCCAAGAGTTCATACTCTCGAGGAGAATgataaca tgaatttattggcgattgtgatcctgtctcggggaaagtgcggcctctctacctgcaccactcgctacctggtggccatggcagcggcggatctactgaccattttCACCGCGGTCATTCTGGGGCGAATCAAATCCTATTACTTCAGGTGGAGTTTTCTGAGCATCACTCCTGTGTacagtgttatcgatgtactgagcttcacagccacacactgttctgtctggttcaccgtcgctttcacctttgaccggtttgtcgccatttgctgtcagaagctgaaaacaaaatattgcaccgggaaaactgcggctgtggttctaacaacaatcgGCGCACTGTTCTATCTGGAAAatgttccccgatacttcacacgGCAACCCGGGGTGttcatcgacaatgtaccgtggttctgtgatCTCAGGGACAATgttttcactgaccccgggtggatAGGATATGACTGGGTCGATACGATTTTAGTTccattcctccctttcgctgggatcctgctgctcaacgctctgacagtcagacacattttagtggccagtcgggtccgtaaggggctgaagggtcagagcaagggggagaactgcagtgacccggagatggagaacaggaggaggtctgtgattttactcttcaccatctccggcagcttcatcctcctgtggatgacaactgttgtaaatttcatatattatcaggtctcaggggaaggattcagtttcaatgattctgaatggatctttatcTACGTCGGGGTTTTGCTGagtgatttcagctgctgcaccaacacgtttatttacgcggtgactcagtcaaaattcagggaACAGATAATTAGGACGGTGAAATATTCTGTCCCCTCGGTGCTTCATTTTATTAATAAAGCTGCGTCCTGA
- the LOC132385848 gene encoding probable G-protein coupled receptor 139 isoform X1, whose amino-acid sequence MRSVMPSVCYLSLPHSLCSLALPPPLSLSPSPSPSSSPPFPHAVNLLAIVILSRGKCGLSTCTTRYLVAMAAADLLTIFTAVILGRIKSYYFRWSFLSITPVYSVIDVLSFTATHCSVWFTVAFTFDRFVAICCQKLKTKYCTGKTAAVVLTTIGALFYLENVPRYFTRQPGVFIDNVPWFCDLRDNVFTDPGWIGYDWVDTILVPFLPFAGILLLNALTVRHILVASRVRKGLKGQSKGENCSDPEMENRRRSVILLFTISGSFILLWMTTVVNFIYYQVSGEGFSFNDSEWIFIYVGVLLSDFSCCTNTFIYAVTQSKFREQIIRTVKYSVPSVLHFINKAAS is encoded by the coding sequence ATGCGTTCAGTAATGCCctctgtctgttatctctctctccctcactctctctgctccctcgccctcccacctcccctctccctgtctccctccccctcaccctcctcttctccccctttcccacacgcagtgaatttattggcgattgtgatcctgtctcggggaaagtgcggcctctctacctgcaccactcgctacctggtggccatggcagcggcggatctactgaccattttCACCGCGGTCATTCTGGGGCGAATCAAATCCTATTACTTCAGGTGGAGTTTTCTGAGCATCACTCCTGTGTacagtgttatcgatgtactgagcttcacagccacacactgttctgtctggttcaccgtcgctttcacctttgaccggtttgtcgccatttgctgtcagaagctgaaaacaaaatattgcaccgggaaaactgcggctgtggttctaacaacaatcgGCGCACTGTTCTATCTGGAAAatgttccccgatacttcacacgGCAACCCGGGGTGttcatcgacaatgtaccgtggttctgtgatCTCAGGGACAATgttttcactgaccccgggtggatAGGATATGACTGGGTCGATACGATTTTAGTTccattcctccctttcgctgggatcctgctgctcaacgctctgacagtcagacacattttagtggccagtcgggtccgtaaggggctgaagggtcagagcaagggggagaactgcagtgacccggagatggagaacaggaggaggtctgtgattttactcttcaccatctccggcagcttcatcctcctgtggatgacaactgttgtaaatttcatatattatcaggtctcaggggaaggattcagtttcaatgattctgaatggatctttatcTACGTCGGGGTTTTGCTGagtgatttcagctgctgcaccaacacgtttatttacgcggtgactcagtcaaaattcagggaACAGATAATTAGGACGGTGAAATATTCTGTCCCCTCGGTGCTTCATTTTATTAATAAAGCTGCGTCCTGA